Proteins encoded in a region of the Rhodococcus sp. SBT000017 genome:
- a CDS encoding TetR/AcrR family transcriptional regulator, whose product MARTRLSRSDRYDQLVEVSWALVRAEGADALTLGRLAEHAAVAKPVVYSHFASRAELLAALFTEFDDRQTVMLEESLRSAPTSLNGRAQAIANSYVGCALAQGRELTGVLAALEGSPELEQVKRTAERAYSDRCRSILEPYSASGGISASSITAIFGAAEALSQAAVSGAIAPEEATGELAELIIAVVGKL is encoded by the coding sequence ATGGCCCGGACGCGACTGTCTCGTTCCGACCGATACGACCAGTTGGTGGAGGTCTCGTGGGCTCTCGTGCGAGCGGAAGGGGCCGACGCTCTGACGCTCGGCCGACTCGCCGAACATGCCGCCGTCGCAAAACCCGTGGTGTACAGCCACTTTGCCTCGCGTGCAGAACTCCTGGCCGCACTGTTCACAGAATTCGACGACCGGCAAACGGTCATGCTCGAGGAATCCCTCCGCTCCGCGCCCACCTCGTTGAACGGACGCGCACAGGCCATCGCCAACTCGTACGTGGGATGCGCGTTGGCGCAGGGACGTGAGCTGACGGGTGTGCTGGCGGCACTGGAGGGCTCGCCCGAACTCGAACAGGTCAAGAGAACGGCCGAACGGGCGTACTCCGATCGATGCCGGTCGATTCTCGAGCCGTACAGCGCCTCCGGCGGGATCTCGGCATCGTCGATCACGGCGATCTTCGGTGCAGCGGAAGCACTGTCACAAGCGGCGGTTTCGGGCGCAATCGCACCCGAGGAAGCGACAGGCGAACTGGCCGAGTTGATCATCGCCGTCGTGGGGAAGCTCTGA
- a CDS encoding iron ABC transporter permease translates to MKARHLVAIGMTCIAGLLILHLVSGRSELGATEVIRVLTGTSEVRAHEIIVRNYRLPRVLVGLVAGALLALAGVLLQAVMRNPLAEPSTTGVGSGAALGVVVSILVLPAPGTAPLASLLGAAGAGLALYLLGRRSLAVAGILIGAVLSAATSLLLVVDAQPMGVVLRWLIGSLNARTMDDWNRLWPWAIVLIPAGLLCASRANALVLGDATSTGLGIRPHRTRMLLLAIAVLATATAVTAAGAVAFVGLIAPHAARAALGGDHRGLIPVSLIGGAVLLSSADLLAFSASIDIPGSGPDVSGLPVGAVTALVGAPYLIWLIRKDAR, encoded by the coding sequence ATGAAGGCTCGACACCTCGTGGCGATCGGGATGACGTGCATCGCAGGCCTGTTGATACTTCACCTCGTCTCGGGGCGCAGCGAGCTCGGAGCGACCGAAGTGATCAGGGTACTGACCGGCACGTCGGAGGTGCGAGCACACGAGATCATCGTTCGGAACTACCGTCTTCCACGAGTGCTCGTAGGATTGGTTGCCGGCGCACTCCTGGCACTGGCCGGAGTGTTGCTGCAGGCGGTCATGCGAAACCCACTGGCCGAACCGTCGACGACGGGCGTGGGATCCGGTGCGGCACTGGGCGTTGTGGTGTCGATTCTGGTGCTGCCCGCCCCCGGTACCGCACCCCTGGCGTCACTACTCGGTGCCGCAGGTGCCGGACTGGCTCTGTACCTCCTGGGCCGACGCTCACTGGCGGTCGCGGGAATCCTCATCGGCGCTGTCCTGTCCGCGGCGACCTCACTGCTGCTCGTCGTCGATGCACAACCGATGGGCGTGGTCCTTCGATGGCTGATCGGCTCTCTCAATGCCAGGACGATGGACGATTGGAATCGATTGTGGCCCTGGGCAATCGTACTGATACCGGCCGGGCTGCTGTGTGCGTCGCGCGCAAATGCGCTTGTGCTCGGCGACGCGACGTCCACCGGCCTCGGGATTCGCCCCCACAGGACTCGAATGTTGCTGCTCGCCATCGCGGTACTGGCAACGGCAACGGCCGTCACGGCCGCGGGTGCCGTCGCGTTCGTCGGCTTGATCGCACCTCACGCCGCGCGGGCCGCGCTCGGCGGCGACCACAGGGGACTGATTCCGGTCAGCCTGATCGGCGGTGCCGTGTTGCTGTCCTCCGCAGACCTACTCGCCTTCAGTGCGTCGATCGACATCCCAGGCAGCGGACCCGATGTATCAGGGCTCCCGGTCGGGGCCGTGACGGCACTCGTCGGCGCTCCCTATCTCATCTGGCTGATCAGAAAGGATGCCCGATGA
- the amiA gene encoding streptamidine family RiPP codes for MNDNELFRSIQSPVSLATHSAGHSNALVENPFEEAED; via the coding sequence ATGAACGACAACGAGCTGTTCCGTTCGATCCAGTCACCGGTGTCCCTGGCTACGCACTCCGCGGGCCACAGCAACGCCCTGGTCGAGAACCCCTTCGAGGAAGCCGAGGACTGA
- a CDS encoding ABC transporter substrate-binding protein: MRKLSGSSRLFGALAISVFALAACSTADAGNADSVPAVTVTDDSGTVIELDAPVERIACLTLICVDALKEVGMTPVAYREELAADPRYAGPDADMRKITGGFGEENVEDIALSEPDLVVGLGGVQDGLRSAVEEVAPMYLVNPTSWRDSVEFLRTIGHVTDRQQQADAAAEAFTAEVDAVAGKWSGLTTLSMYGEPGSLGVDSVDTPVGSLLAEVSDYPWQAGTDAFATVSVEQIASVDPDVVFAQAFSSGSDSEPLSDRLASNPLWSGVAAAHNDRVIEVDAGVWATGRGTISLRMVLATVTNELESS, encoded by the coding sequence ATGCGCAAGTTGTCCGGCTCTTCTCGATTGTTCGGCGCACTCGCAATCTCGGTGTTCGCGCTCGCGGCCTGCAGTACTGCCGATGCGGGCAACGCTGACTCAGTGCCTGCGGTCACGGTCACCGACGACAGCGGAACGGTGATCGAGCTCGATGCACCCGTCGAGCGAATCGCGTGTCTGACGCTCATCTGCGTCGACGCGTTGAAGGAGGTGGGCATGACCCCCGTCGCCTATCGTGAGGAACTTGCGGCCGATCCCCGCTATGCCGGCCCGGATGCCGACATGCGCAAGATCACGGGCGGATTCGGTGAAGAGAACGTCGAGGACATCGCGCTCTCGGAACCGGACCTCGTTGTCGGACTCGGAGGAGTGCAGGACGGGTTGCGCAGTGCCGTCGAGGAAGTGGCACCGATGTACCTGGTGAACCCGACTTCCTGGCGAGATTCGGTCGAATTCCTCCGCACGATAGGCCATGTGACGGATCGGCAGCAGCAGGCAGACGCCGCTGCCGAGGCGTTCACCGCCGAGGTCGATGCAGTCGCGGGCAAGTGGAGTGGCCTCACGACGCTGTCGATGTACGGCGAACCGGGCAGTCTCGGCGTCGATTCCGTCGACACCCCCGTCGGCTCGCTTCTCGCGGAGGTCAGTGACTATCCGTGGCAGGCGGGAACCGATGCCTTCGCGACGGTATCGGTGGAGCAGATCGCGTCGGTGGATCCGGATGTGGTGTTTGCGCAAGCATTTTCATCGGGCTCCGACAGTGAGCCTCTCTCGGACCGGCTGGCGAGCAATCCGCTGTGGTCGGGTGTGGCGGCGGCCCACAACGATCGGGTGATCGAGGTGGACGCCGGGGTATGGGCGACGGGGCGCGGAACGATCTCGTTGCGCATGGTGCTCGCCACTGTGACGAATGAGCTCGAAAGTTCGTGA
- a CDS encoding iron ABC transporter permease translates to MITITDRGVRAAGTCACIAVIVLALCLGEPTLDPVRALDAVLDPSNPLHPHVALIRLPRVLLGLVSGAALGLAGALMQDVLRNRIAGPEILGVSSGAAVAMTAVAVFAIPLPLTALPYLALCGAAVAGIAVITTVGPTSDPHRVVLLGAAVSALASGLVIALVSLGTEGNLPLLFRYLLGSLGERGWSHLGVAAPWLAVFIPLALLMRHRVAALALGDDVAAGLGISVVPTRLTALVCAAALTAAVASVCGPVAYVALLSPHLARWALHTTSSRRIFLLTPIVGAFLLAAADLASRIVLYPIEIPVGITTTLLGVPALLIALHRQSATR, encoded by the coding sequence ATGATAACCATTACCGATAGAGGGGTTCGCGCTGCGGGTACCTGCGCCTGCATCGCCGTGATCGTGCTGGCTCTGTGCCTGGGTGAGCCGACCCTCGATCCGGTGCGCGCGCTCGACGCCGTGCTCGACCCGTCGAATCCCCTCCATCCGCACGTTGCGCTCATTCGACTGCCGCGTGTGTTGTTGGGCCTGGTGAGCGGTGCGGCCCTCGGACTGGCGGGAGCGTTGATGCAGGATGTACTGCGCAACAGGATTGCCGGTCCGGAGATTCTGGGTGTGTCCTCCGGCGCGGCTGTCGCGATGACGGCCGTTGCCGTCTTTGCCATTCCGTTGCCGCTCACAGCACTTCCCTATCTGGCACTGTGCGGCGCAGCTGTCGCCGGCATCGCGGTGATCACCACCGTCGGACCGACCAGCGACCCGCACCGGGTGGTACTGCTCGGCGCTGCGGTAAGCGCTCTCGCGTCGGGACTGGTCATTGCGCTGGTCAGCCTGGGCACCGAAGGGAACCTGCCCCTGCTCTTTCGGTATCTGCTCGGCAGTCTCGGCGAGCGAGGGTGGAGCCATCTCGGTGTCGCGGCACCCTGGCTTGCCGTCTTCATCCCGCTCGCTCTGCTCATGCGGCATCGAGTCGCTGCCCTTGCACTCGGGGACGATGTGGCTGCGGGACTTGGCATCTCCGTGGTACCGACACGGCTGACCGCACTGGTGTGCGCCGCTGCGCTCACCGCCGCGGTGGCCTCGGTGTGCGGTCCGGTTGCCTACGTCGCGTTGCTGTCCCCACATCTGGCTCGATGGGCTCTGCACACGACCAGTTCGCGGCGGATATTCCTGCTCACGCCCATCGTCGGCGCATTCCTGCTCGCCGCCGCCGACCTGGCATCGCGAATCGTGCTGTATCCGATCGAGATTCCCGTGGGTATCACGACAACGCTTCTGGGCGTTCCGGCACTGCTGATCGCTCTGCACAGACAGTCCGCCACGCGATGA
- a CDS encoding NAD(P)H-dependent oxidoreductase — protein sequence MTALVVVSHSDPDSLTHHVARSVSDAIRTAGGTVETADLAVENFDPRFAGGDLNLFRGKGITPADVRAEQERIDRADHLVLVFPMYWWSMPALLKGWIDRVFVSGWAYDLTAEYGIVKKLDRLTVHLVPLAGDDADSFERHGVYDAFRTQIERGIVEYCGATVGSTTFLHETDTRSRDELATEVADLASAVAARVADRQQALAH from the coding sequence ATGACCGCACTCGTCGTAGTCTCCCATTCCGACCCCGACTCCCTCACCCACCACGTCGCCCGATCCGTATCGGACGCGATCCGCACCGCAGGTGGCACCGTCGAGACGGCCGATCTCGCCGTGGAGAACTTCGATCCACGTTTCGCCGGTGGCGACCTGAATCTGTTTCGAGGCAAGGGAATCACGCCCGCTGACGTGCGTGCCGAACAGGAACGAATCGACCGCGCCGATCACCTGGTTCTGGTCTTCCCGATGTACTGGTGGTCCATGCCGGCACTGCTCAAAGGGTGGATCGATCGCGTCTTCGTCAGCGGATGGGCCTACGATCTCACTGCCGAATACGGCATCGTCAAGAAGCTTGATCGACTCACCGTTCACCTGGTCCCCCTTGCCGGCGACGACGCCGACAGCTTCGAACGCCACGGCGTGTACGACGCGTTCCGAACGCAGATCGAACGGGGCATCGTCGAATACTGCGGTGCCACAGTCGGATCGACGACCTTCCTGCATGAAACCGATACCAGAAGTCGCGATGAACTCGCTACAGAGGTCGCCGATCTCGCTTCTGCCGTTGCCGCCCGTGTAGCCGACCGACAGCAGGCCCTCGCGCACTGA
- a CDS encoding ABC transporter ATP-binding protein, which yields MTGYGTTPILEAVDLGLGYRNRTVSEHLEIAIEKGTVTALVGPNGSGKSTLLMALARVLAPLHGQIRLDGTPLRDRSSIETARRLAILPQTAIAPQGLRVRELVEQGRYPRLGALSMLRRHDDEAMHTAMSSTGILHLADRTVDSLSGGERQRTWIAMALAQETEILLLDEPTTYLDVRHQIDVMELVADLVANRGKTVVMVLHDLNQAARYCDRIVAMRDGVIVADGHPRDIVTPTLLEDVFEIRARVVADPVVGRPMFIAE from the coding sequence ATGACGGGGTACGGCACCACACCGATTCTCGAGGCCGTCGACCTCGGGCTCGGGTATCGCAATCGGACGGTCTCGGAGCACCTCGAGATCGCCATCGAGAAGGGAACGGTCACCGCGCTCGTCGGCCCCAACGGATCGGGCAAGTCGACGTTGCTGATGGCCTTGGCCAGGGTACTGGCCCCTCTGCACGGACAGATACGACTGGACGGCACCCCTCTGCGTGATCGGTCGTCGATCGAGACGGCCCGACGACTCGCCATCCTGCCCCAGACCGCCATCGCACCGCAGGGACTGCGCGTCCGAGAGCTCGTCGAACAGGGGCGATATCCGAGGCTCGGGGCACTGTCGATGCTCAGACGGCACGACGACGAGGCCATGCACACAGCGATGTCCTCGACCGGAATCCTCCACCTCGCCGACCGCACTGTCGATTCACTCTCCGGCGGGGAGCGTCAACGCACCTGGATAGCAATGGCTTTGGCGCAGGAAACCGAAATTCTGCTACTGGACGAACCCACCACGTATCTCGACGTGCGTCATCAGATCGATGTGATGGAGTTGGTCGCCGATCTGGTCGCGAATCGCGGGAAGACCGTGGTGATGGTGCTGCACGACCTCAATCAAGCGGCGCGGTACTGCGATCGAATCGTGGCCATGCGGGATGGTGTCATCGTTGCCGACGGTCATCCCCGCGACATCGTGACACCGACGCTGCTCGAGGACGTATTCGAGATCCGCGCCCGAGTAGTGGCAGATCCGGTTGTCGGTAGGCCGATGTTCATCGCCGAGTGA
- a CDS encoding alpha/beta hydrolase, producing MIEERTTFTVDGVEVAAVMTLPEGEQVMPCPAVFTAPGFAGVKEMLIPNYSADLAAGGVASLAFDYPGFGASGGDVRQHIDLPQQLRSFRAALDVLARDPRIDSERIAVWGTSMSGGHAIAVAAEDPRVKAVAAIIPFIHLTPTGNFELAPVIVRDALRRLFRRPGLTIPAAGRPGEVATMNSDGAYEWSLEMARGAENYRNEVTVASLPAMLRWSTRKAAARLTVPVLAILAESDTITPPVRVRKALSRVDGVEYVSYPESHFELFTDHAEAVRKSTVKWLVSKLGE from the coding sequence ATGATCGAGGAACGAACGACTTTCACGGTGGACGGTGTCGAGGTAGCCGCAGTGATGACTTTGCCCGAGGGCGAGCAGGTGATGCCGTGCCCGGCCGTGTTCACGGCTCCGGGATTCGCCGGAGTCAAGGAGATGCTGATACCGAACTACAGCGCCGACCTCGCCGCCGGTGGGGTGGCGTCACTCGCATTCGACTACCCGGGATTCGGCGCGAGCGGAGGCGACGTACGCCAGCACATCGATCTACCTCAGCAACTGCGGTCCTTTCGTGCCGCGCTCGACGTTCTGGCGCGCGACCCACGCATCGATTCCGAGCGAATTGCCGTGTGGGGAACCAGCATGTCCGGAGGACACGCCATTGCTGTGGCCGCGGAAGATCCGCGAGTGAAAGCGGTGGCCGCGATCATCCCGTTCATCCACCTCACTCCCACCGGCAATTTCGAGCTCGCACCGGTCATCGTTCGGGACGCACTACGACGTCTGTTCCGCAGGCCGGGACTGACCATCCCGGCGGCGGGACGGCCGGGTGAGGTGGCGACGATGAATTCGGACGGAGCCTACGAATGGTCTCTCGAGATGGCGCGCGGAGCGGAGAACTACCGCAACGAGGTGACCGTTGCTTCGCTACCGGCCATGTTGCGGTGGTCGACGCGCAAGGCGGCAGCCCGTCTCACCGTTCCGGTTCTCGCGATACTCGCCGAATCCGACACCATCACTCCGCCCGTACGGGTGCGCAAGGCACTGTCCCGCGTCGACGGTGTCGAATATGTTTCCTACCCCGAATCGCACTTCGAGCTGTTCACCGATCACGCTGAGGCAGTTCGTAAGTCGACGGTGAAGTGGTTGGTCTCGAAGCTGGGAGAATGA